The following are encoded together in the Mycolicibacterium arabiense genome:
- a CDS encoding MFS transporter: MSDRTSPVPTGPTRAPTSTRRAVLNTVRGSAGNLVEWYDVYVYTVFATYFEAQFFDQDDENSTLYIYAIFAVTFLMRPVGSWFFGRYADRRGRKAALMLSITIMSSCSFLVAIMPTREVIGWWAAVILILARLLQGFATGGEYGTSATYMSEAATANRRGFLSSFQYVTLVGGHVLAQFTLLIALSVLDVDAVSDWGWRIGFFIGGISALVVLWMRRSMDESLSDAHLEAIREGKDQSAGSLKALFTTHWRPLLLVFLITAGGTVAFYTYTINAPAIVKSTFGKDQALTGTWINLAGLIFLMLLQPIGGLLSDRVGRKPLLVFFGIGGVLYTYVLLTYLPQTESPLMAFALTAVGYVILTGYTSVNAIVKAELFPAEIRALGVGLGYALANSAFGGTAPLLYQGAKSGDNIGWFIFYVTVIISISLLVYVFALKNKSLTVLDREQGSAWLQPTSAVK; this comes from the coding sequence ATGAGCGATAGGACGTCACCCGTCCCGACCGGTCCCACCCGCGCGCCGACCAGCACCCGTCGGGCGGTCCTGAACACCGTCAGGGGTTCGGCGGGCAACCTCGTCGAGTGGTACGACGTCTACGTCTACACCGTGTTCGCGACGTACTTCGAGGCGCAGTTCTTCGACCAAGACGACGAGAACTCCACGCTGTACATCTACGCGATCTTCGCGGTCACCTTCCTGATGCGGCCGGTGGGCTCGTGGTTCTTCGGCCGCTACGCCGACCGCCGTGGCCGAAAGGCCGCGCTGATGCTCAGCATCACGATCATGTCGTCGTGTTCGTTCCTCGTCGCAATCATGCCCACCAGGGAGGTCATCGGCTGGTGGGCCGCGGTCATCCTGATCCTCGCCCGCCTGTTGCAGGGCTTTGCGACGGGCGGTGAGTACGGCACGTCGGCGACCTACATGTCCGAGGCGGCCACCGCGAACCGGCGCGGCTTCCTCTCCTCGTTCCAGTACGTGACGCTGGTCGGTGGCCACGTCCTCGCGCAGTTCACCCTGCTCATCGCGCTCAGCGTGCTCGACGTCGACGCCGTCAGCGACTGGGGATGGCGCATCGGCTTCTTCATCGGCGGCATCTCCGCGCTGGTGGTGTTGTGGATGCGACGCTCGATGGACGAATCGCTGAGCGATGCGCACCTCGAGGCCATCCGCGAGGGCAAGGACCAGTCGGCCGGTTCGCTCAAGGCGCTGTTCACTACGCACTGGCGGCCGCTGCTGCTGGTCTTCCTCATCACCGCGGGCGGCACCGTCGCGTTCTACACGTACACGATCAATGCGCCCGCGATCGTGAAGTCGACGTTCGGCAAGGACCAAGCGCTGACGGGTACGTGGATCAACCTGGCGGGGCTGATCTTCCTGATGCTGTTGCAGCCCATCGGTGGCCTGCTCAGCGACCGGGTGGGCCGCAAGCCGCTGCTGGTGTTCTTTGGCATCGGTGGCGTGCTGTACACCTACGTGCTGCTCACCTATCTCCCGCAGACCGAGTCGCCGCTGATGGCGTTCGCCTTGACCGCCGTCGGGTACGTGATCCTGACCGGGTACACGTCGGTCAACGCCATCGTCAAGGCCGAGCTGTTCCCCGCCGAGATCCGCGCCTTGGGCGTCGGATTGGGCTACGCCCTTGCCAATTCGGCGTTCGGCGGCACGGCACCGCTGCTGTACCAGGGCGCCAAGTCTGGCGACAACATCGGCTGGTTCATCTTCTACGTGACGGTGATCATCAGCATCAGCCTGCTGGTCTACGTCTTCGCGCTGAAGAACAAGAGCCTGACCGTGCTCGACCGCGAGCAGGGCAGTGCCTGGCTGCAACCCACCTCGGCGGTCAAATAG
- a CDS encoding nitroreductase/quinone reductase family protein, which yields MGIPEVDPTAGSPLLRHGARVTGNKPGRWLARRVAPRVDRQLLRLSKGKLSTAMVTPELLLVSTGAKTGQRRTTPLTYFTDGGRAIVIASNYGSSRHPSWYYNVLAHPRVTISAGGYTGEFLAQEISGSERNRLWGLATTFIPSYAQYERLAGKRTIPVVAFTETP from the coding sequence ATGGGCATACCCGAGGTCGACCCGACGGCCGGATCGCCACTGCTTCGCCACGGCGCCCGGGTGACGGGCAACAAGCCCGGCCGCTGGCTGGCCCGGCGGGTGGCGCCGCGCGTCGACCGCCAGTTGCTCCGCCTGAGCAAGGGCAAGCTGTCGACGGCGATGGTGACGCCCGAACTGCTGCTCGTCAGCACCGGAGCGAAGACGGGTCAGCGACGGACCACTCCCCTGACCTACTTCACCGACGGCGGACGGGCCATCGTCATCGCGTCCAACTACGGCAGCTCGCGACATCCGTCCTGGTACTACAACGTCCTGGCGCACCCCCGGGTCACCATCTCCGCGGGCGGATACACCGGCGAGTTCCTCGCCCAGGAGATCTCGGGCTCCGAGCGGAACCGGCTGTGGGGCCTTGCGACCACCTTCATCCCGTCCTACGCCCAGTACGAACGGCTGGCGGGCAAGCGCACGATCCCGGTCGTGGCGTTCACCGAGACCCCCTGA
- a CDS encoding nitroreductase/quinone reductase family protein: protein MADADAASIRAARGEWADEHLRSYLESGGAQGHVLDLSSVGGHALTTHCLIKCVGRKSGRVHVKPLIYGNVAGEIVIVASKGGADDHPQWYLNIQDSETIGVQIATQAFEATWREPEDEERHAVWTYMTHLYPPYLGYQTSTTRRIPVVMLKTVRPIPAFTPADA, encoded by the coding sequence ATGGCCGACGCAGACGCCGCATCGATCCGAGCAGCCCGAGGCGAGTGGGCGGATGAACACCTTCGGAGCTACCTGGAATCGGGCGGCGCTCAGGGTCACGTCCTCGATCTCAGCTCCGTGGGCGGCCACGCACTGACCACCCATTGCCTGATCAAGTGCGTGGGGCGCAAGTCCGGGCGGGTGCACGTCAAGCCGTTGATTTACGGCAACGTCGCCGGTGAGATCGTCATCGTGGCCTCCAAGGGTGGCGCGGACGACCATCCGCAGTGGTACCTGAACATCCAGGACAGCGAGACCATCGGCGTTCAGATCGCCACGCAGGCGTTCGAGGCAACGTGGCGTGAGCCCGAGGACGAAGAGCGTCACGCCGTGTGGACGTACATGACCCACCTGTACCCGCCGTACCTCGGCTACCAGACGTCGACGACGCGCCGCATCCCGGTCGTGATGCTGAAGACGGTGCGCCCGATCCCGGCCTTCACCCCCGCCGACGCCTGA
- a CDS encoding aldo/keto reductase yields MTDDLAISDVPFTNDPWVAARERYAAMPYRRVGTSGLLLPAISLGLWYNFGDNRPFDGQREVLRYAFDRGITHFDLANNYGPPYGSAEENFGRMLRRDFKPYRNELIISTKAGWDMWPGPYGQLGGRAYLLASLDASLDRLGLDYVDVFYSHRIDPVTPLEETIGALDTAVRAGKARYVGISSYSAAKTSEAAAIARRLGTPLVIHQPSYSLLNRWIEGDLTAELGNAGMGAIAFTALAQGLLTDRYLQRPAGDVDRATARPTFDDELVTDEVLERLRGLAGIAERRGQSLAQLALAWVLRDPTVASTLVGASSVAQLEENLGALDNLDFTAEELSEIDRYASDSGIDLWRESSDV; encoded by the coding sequence ATGACCGACGATCTGGCGATCTCCGACGTCCCCTTCACCAACGACCCCTGGGTAGCGGCGCGGGAACGCTATGCCGCGATGCCGTACCGACGGGTCGGGACGTCCGGGCTACTGCTCCCGGCGATATCGCTCGGTCTCTGGTACAACTTCGGCGACAACCGCCCCTTCGACGGGCAACGAGAAGTGTTGCGCTACGCCTTCGATCGCGGGATCACGCACTTCGACCTCGCCAACAACTACGGCCCACCGTATGGCTCTGCCGAGGAGAACTTCGGCCGGATGCTGCGCCGGGACTTCAAGCCCTACCGCAACGAACTGATCATCTCCACCAAGGCGGGCTGGGACATGTGGCCGGGGCCCTATGGCCAGCTCGGTGGCAGGGCCTACCTCTTGGCGAGCCTCGACGCCTCGCTGGACCGGCTCGGTCTCGACTACGTCGACGTCTTCTACTCCCACCGCATCGACCCGGTCACGCCGCTGGAGGAGACGATCGGCGCACTGGACACCGCCGTGCGCGCGGGAAAGGCTCGCTACGTTGGCATTTCGTCGTACTCGGCAGCCAAGACGTCCGAGGCCGCGGCCATCGCACGCCGTCTGGGCACCCCGCTGGTCATCCACCAACCGTCGTACTCGCTGCTGAACCGATGGATCGAAGGCGATCTGACCGCCGAACTCGGAAACGCAGGCATGGGGGCCATTGCGTTCACCGCGCTGGCGCAGGGCCTGCTGACCGACCGCTATCTGCAGCGGCCCGCGGGTGACGTCGACCGCGCGACGGCGCGACCGACGTTCGACGACGAGCTGGTGACCGACGAGGTCCTCGAACGACTCCGGGGACTCGCGGGCATTGCCGAGCGCCGCGGTCAGTCGCTGGCCCAGCTCGCGCTGGCGTGGGTGCTGCGCGACCCCACGGTGGCCTCCACCCTGGTCGGCGCGTCGAGCGTCGCCCAGCTCGAGGAGAACCTCGGCGCGCTGGACAACTTGGACTTCACGGCGGAGGAACTCAGCGAGATCGACCGCTACGCATCCGATTCCGGCATCGATCTGTGGCGCGAGAGTTCCGACGTCTAG
- a CDS encoding dodecin, with protein MSEHTYRVIEIVGTSPEGIDTAIRNGIGRAAQTTRNLDWFEVASVRGEISDGAVAHFQVTLKVGFRIDD; from the coding sequence ATGAGCGAGCACACCTACCGCGTCATCGAGATCGTCGGCACGTCGCCCGAGGGCATCGACACCGCGATCCGCAACGGCATCGGCCGAGCCGCCCAGACCACGCGGAACCTGGACTGGTTCGAGGTCGCTTCGGTGCGCGGTGAGATCTCCGACGGTGCGGTCGCACACTTTCAGGTGACCCTCAAGGTCGGCTTCCGCATCGACGACTGA
- a CDS encoding DUF2975 domain-containing protein yields MPLERWAVPALRTFLVVLFAVLLLLQVMSLPGQFAHMAQESPDQAHLRWPLTVVSVFWVLCVQVVLVCIWRLLTMVKSDRIFTPASLVWVDVIIWAIAAGWVTFLGAFLYVGFHATDPGTPLLMFLLLVGGAVLGSLMVVMRALLRQATALRTDMDAVI; encoded by the coding sequence ATGCCACTCGAGCGTTGGGCCGTGCCTGCCCTGAGGACCTTCCTCGTCGTGCTGTTCGCGGTCCTGCTGCTGCTTCAAGTCATGTCGCTGCCAGGCCAGTTCGCGCACATGGCCCAGGAGTCGCCGGACCAGGCGCACCTCCGGTGGCCCTTGACGGTGGTCTCGGTCTTCTGGGTGCTGTGCGTCCAGGTGGTGCTCGTCTGCATCTGGAGGCTGCTCACGATGGTCAAGAGCGACCGCATCTTCACGCCGGCATCGCTGGTGTGGGTGGACGTGATCATCTGGGCGATCGCAGCCGGATGGGTGACGTTCCTCGGCGCATTCCTCTACGTCGGCTTCCATGCGACCGACCCCGGGACGCCGCTGCTGATGTTCCTGCTGCTGGTCGGCGGTGCCGTCCTCGGATCGCTGATGGTGGTCATGCGGGCCCTGCTGCGCCAGGCCACCGCGCTACGCACCGACATGGATGCGGTGATCTGA
- a CDS encoding helix-turn-helix domain-containing protein: MPVVVRIDVQLARRKMSVGEFADRIGLTPANVAVLKNGRAKAIRFSTLEAMCRVLECQPGDLLEWVEE; the protein is encoded by the coding sequence ATGCCCGTCGTCGTGCGCATCGACGTGCAGTTGGCAAGGCGGAAGATGAGCGTCGGCGAGTTCGCCGATCGGATCGGGCTGACGCCGGCGAACGTGGCGGTGCTCAAGAACGGCCGGGCCAAGGCGATCCGCTTCAGCACGCTGGAGGCCATGTGCCGGGTGCTCGAGTGCCAGCCAGGCGACCTGCTCGAGTGGGTCGAGGAGTGA